TCTTTTTCAATCTGGCGAATCCGCTCGCGGGTTAAGCCAAAACGTTCGGCCACGTCTTGCAGGGTCAAAGGCTGACCGTCGCGCAAACCGTACCGCAATTCAACAATACGGCTTTCGCGGGCGGTCAGGCCGGAAAGGGCTTGACGAATTTCGCTTTCCAGCAGGGTGGAGTCAACCTGGTCTTCCAGGTCCTGGGTCAAATCGTTTTCCACAAAGTCGGCCAGGATAGCGCCATCGTCGCCGATGGGTTCCTCCAAACTGAGAGTGTCCTGTCCATCCTTTAACAATTCGTGGATCTGTTCAGGCGCGTCTCCTGTTTGCGCCGCAATTTCTTCCAATTCTGGCGTGCGGCCCAAGGTTTGAGTCAGTTGGCCCATCACTTTACGGATTTTACCCAGGTGATCTACCTTATGCACGGGCAGGCGGATCACCCGCGTTTGCACCGCCACCGCTCGGCTCACGCTTTGCCGGATCCAGTAGCTGGCATACGTGCTCAACCGCACCCCTTTGCTGACGTCGAATTTGTCAATGGCCCTGATCAGGCCCAACACGCCTTCTTGAGAAAGTTCGGCCAGGGTCAAACCGTGTCCAGTATACTTGTTGGCAATACTAATCACCAGGCGGCCGTTGGCCTGGATCAGCATCCGCCGGGCCGCCTGACCTTCATCCACTTTGGCTTTAAGTTGGGCAT
This DNA window, taken from Anaerolineae bacterium, encodes the following:
- a CDS encoding sigma-70 family RNA polymerase sigma factor: MATTWAPDEALFRLSIADLAATAPVSPAEEKRLIRVMLEGKKAAAQMWKDATLRNDAQLKAKVDEGQAARRMLIQANGRLVISIANKYTGHGLTLAELSQEGVLGLIRAIDKFDVSKGVRLSTYASYWIRQSVSRAVAVQTRVIRLPVHKVDHLGKIRKVMGQLTQTLGRTPELEEIAAQTGDAPEQIHELLKDGQDTLSLEEPIGDDGAILADFVENDLTQDLEDQVDSTLLESEIRQALSGLTARESRIVELRYGLRDGQPLTLQDVAERFGLTRERIRQIEKEALAKLRRPDQAGRLASFVN